Below is a genomic region from Candidatus Ozemobacteraceae bacterium.
CCACCATTTCCGTCGCCGAGCTGGCGTTCGGACTGATGCTGTCGGTCGCCCGCAAGATGGGCCGTGCCAACATTTCGATGAAGGGCCAGGAATGGGACAAAAAATCCTTTGAAGGCGCCGAGTTGTATGGCAAGACTCTCGGTTTGATCGGCACCGGTCGGATCGCTCAGGCCGTGGCTACCCGCGCCGTTGCTTTCGGGATGAAGGTCATCGGATACAGACGTTCCTCCACGGAATCCCCCATTCCCGAGATCGTCATGGTCACCAAAGATGAACTGCTCGCCAAGAGCGACTTCATCAGCTTGCACATTCCGTTCGCCAAGGAAGCCGGACCTGCTCTGGGCGCGGCCGAGTTCGCAAAAGTCAAAAAGGGCGTGTTCCTGATCAACTGCGCCCGCGGCGGCACGGTCGACGAAAAGGCGCTGCTCGAAGCCCTCAACAACGGCACGGTCGCGGCGGCCGGCATTGACGTCTGGGAAAAGGAGCCGACCGCGAACTTCGATCTGGTCAAGCACCAGAACGTGATAGCCCTTCCCCACCTAGGCGCTTCAACGGCGGAAGGTCAGAGTCGCGCTGGGCAGGACGTCGTTGAGGTCGTCATCAACGAGCTTTCAAAGACGCACTGAACGAACGACCAAGGGAACGCGTCCGCTTCCCGGGATCGGGAAGCGGATTCACAACAATCTTCAAAGGAGCAAATTTGACATGGCTCGCATCTTCAATTTCAGCGCCGGACCTTCAATTCTTCCGGTGTCGGTTCTCGAAAAAATTCGAGACGAGTTCGTAGACTTCAAGGGTTCGGGCATGTCGCTGGTGGAAATGAGCCACCGCGGCAAGATTTATGATGCGGTTCACACTGAATGCATAGCTTTGATCAAGGAACTGTTGAAGGTTCCGGACAACTACAAGATCATGATTTTGGGCGGCGGCGCAACCCTTCAGTTCGGTATGTTGCCGATGAACTTCCTTTGGGGCGGCAAGACCGCTGATTTCACCAACACCGGCGCCTGGGCGAAGAAGGCGGCAGATGACGCAAAGAAAATCGGCAAGATCAATATCGTTTGGGATGGCAAAGCCGACAATTACATGACGTTGCCCGATCCGAAAACCCTCGTGGCAAGCGAAGGGGCCGCCTATTTTCACATGACCTCCAACGAGACCATCGGTGGCGTGCAGTGGCAGCAGGGCTGGCCCGAGACCGGCAACGTGCCGATATTCTGCGACATGTCGTCTGATTTCATGAGCAGGCCCGTTCCGGTCGAGAAGTTCGGCGTAATCTATGCCGGCGCACAGAAGAACGCCGGCCCGGCCGGTGCCGCGATCGTCATCATGCGCGAAGACCTGTTGCAGCGCTGCCCCGAGAGCATCATCAACTATCTCGATTACCGCCTGCATGCGAAGGAAAATTCGCTTTACAACACCCCACCCGTGTTCAGTATCTGGGGCATCAAGCTCACGATGGAATGGCTCAAGAGCATCGGCGGTTTAACTGCGGCCGAGAAGCTCGCCACTGATCGCTCCAAGATCATTTATGACGCGATCGAGCGCTCGAACGGCTATTACAAGTGCCCGGTCGCCGCTCACTGCCGCTCGAAGATGAACGTCGTGTTTCGGCTCAAGACCGAAGAGCTCGAGGCGAAGTTCCTCGACGAAGCCAAGAAGCTGAAGCTCGACGGCCTGAAGGGCCACCGCAGTGTCGGCGGCTGCCGCGCGTCGGTCTACAACGCCATGCCGATCGAGGGCGCCAAGGCGCTCGCGAACCTGATGGACGAGTTCGCCAAGAAGAACGGCTGATACAGCCACATTGAAAGCCGGGGGGAGCCGCAAGGTTCCCTCCGGTTTTTCGTATCAGGGTTCTTTCCACCCTCTGCGTCTCTGCGCCTCGGAGGTGAGAACGTATTGTCATCCCGGTGCGTTGGCTTGGGCGGCTCGCGAACCGCCCCTACGGATATATAGCTATTGTTCTACTATCGGGACTGGCAAAGAAATTGCAAATTTGAGAGAATGGGGATGGAATTCCCGACACTGAAACGGTTACAGGAGGTTGTCATGAAACAGGTATCGATTCTTGCCCTGATTCTCGTTCTCGTCACTTTTGTCGCACCGCTCGGCGTTTTTGCCGAGACGGCGTCCGCGGCCCCGGCACTTCTCGACGTGCGATATGCCGAATGCCCGATCATGGGCGGGAAAGCCCTGACTGACGTGGCGATCATCCACGAGAACAAGATCTACCATTTCTGCTGCCCGTCGTGCATCGACACGTTCAAGAAGGATCCGGCCGCGGCGATCGCGAAGATCAAGGATGCGAAGGAAGTAGTCCTGACCGTCACGAACCCAGACGGCAAGTGCCCGGTGTGCGGCAAGGCCTCGAACCCCGAATTCTTCCTGGTCCGCGGCGACACGATCACCTACTACTTCTGCAAGGACTGCATCGGCAAGGACACGCCGAAAGCGGCTCCGGCTTCCGCAGCGCCGGCCGCTGCAGCGCCGGCCGTGGTCTCTCCCGACGCCTCCCCTGCCCCTGCGGCCGCGCCGGCCGCTGACGCCGCCGGCGACTCATCCGAGTGCGGCGACTGCTCGTCCTGTGGCGGCTGCCCCGCTGCCGGCAACTGATCTCCCCGAGATCGTTTCTCAACCGCCTTCGCCCATTGCGTGCGAAGGCGGTTTTCTTTCTCGAGTCTTGCAGCATGAACCTCCCCCCATCCGCCTCGATGCTTCGACAGGCTCAGCACGAACGGGAATGCGGAATTCGCTTGTTGTCGTTCAGGAATCAACATCTTTATTACGCATACTATTTGTATATCATTATATATATCTATTTTTATATTGTTTCCATATCTGTACTTGCCCCCCGGGGAGTGTTTCGGGTATGCATGAGGGTGACAGATTTCGGGATCGACGGCATCGGTCTGATGCCGAGCATAGGGAGGAAGATTCGATGGATATGAAACTCTGGCTTGTCATGGCGGTGTTTTGCCTGTGTTCCCTCGGAGTGCGGGCCGGCGAGATCGGTTTCGACGAGCAGTTCAGCCTCGCGGATGACCGGGCAGTTCAGCTCCAGCAGCTGATTCCGGGCACGGACGAGTATTACTACTACACATGTCTGCATCTGCAGAACCAGGGCGAATACAAGAAAGTCGACGAGCTGGCGGCGCAGTGGATCAAGAAAAGCAGCTACACCTCGCAGGTGCAGGAGATCCTGAACCGGCAGGCTCTGCTGAAGTATCCCACCGATCCGAAGGCGTCGCTGGCCTACCTGACGGACAAGCTGAACCTCCGGTTCAATCACCAGAAGAAGCTTCTCAAGGAGACGGCGAAATACCCGACGAACCTTGACGCGAATCTCATCTCCCGAAGCGCTTTCCAGGACAGGGCATTTTCGCAGTACAGCGACCTGAGCGGTTGTGAAGATGCAGCCCTCGACTACCTCCGCGAATCGAACCTCGATCCCGACCGGCGCCGGAACCTTCTGAGCCGCATGACCCGTCCGGACGGCGGCGCGGCCCTCGCCCGCATGGTCGTCGAAGACCTGAAATACGAGAACAGCGGCGGGTTCGGCTCGCTGACGATCCATTCGAAGCTGACGCGCGAGCAGCTCGAGGAGTGCGCGAAGCTGTCTCCGGAACTGCTGACCATGACGACGTTCGTCGATGCGATGATCGAGAAGCTGCAGCCCTCGGCCGACATCGACTGGCGGTATGATCCGAAGGAGAAGGAAGCCTATCTTGCGCGGCTGTGGAAATTCGCCGAGCCGCTTCCCCCCGTTCACAACTCGCTGAAGGCCTGCATTCTGTATCACCTCCTCAAGCTCGACCAGTCGCAGGGCGTCTGCAACAAGGCTCTGTTCCTTACGTATCTCAAGCTTCCCCGGCCTGTGTCGTACATGAACGATCGCTGGCTGGACCGCGACGAGAACCGGCGCTACCAGGTCAACCTCAACGCCGACTTTTCGAGCCGAACGCAGTTGGCTGCGATCGGCAACGACGAGCAGCTGGTGCGCAGTTATCTGCAGGAGATTCTGGCCGGCGCCGAGGACCCCGGCACGTTCCGCGACTACGTCGAGTCGGGCTGGCTGACGCGTATTTTTGCGGAAACGAAGATCCTGGCGGGTGCGCCCAACCCGGAACGCTGGTATTCCCTTCTTCAGGCGGCCGATCTGCAGGGCCTGAAAGAGCGCGTCGATCTCGATTTCCTGCCCACCAACAAAGAAGTTCTGAATCCGGCCGATCGCGTCGTGCTGAACGTCGCCGTGAAGAACGTGCCGACGCTGATCATCAAGGTGTTCCGCATCAATGCGTTCACCCATTATCGGGAAAAGCGCGAGGAGATCACCACGGGCGTCGACCTGGACGGCCTGGTTCCGAACGAGGAGAAGGTCGTCACGTATGAGCAGCCCGAGATCCGGCGCCACGTCGAGACGTTCGAATTCCCCCAGCTCATCGAGCCGGGCGTCTACGTCATCGAGCTGATCGGAAACGGCAAGAGCAGCCGCGCCCTGATCCGGAAGGGGCGCCTCGCCCTGACGCAGCGCATCGGCGCCGCGGGCCACGTGTTTTCGGTGTTCGACGAGGCTCACCGGCCGGTGAAGGATGCCGTGCTCTGGCTTTCAGGCCAGGAATACAAGGCCGACGAGCGTGGCGAATACACGATTCCGTACAGCACCCGGCCAGGCGCGGAGAAGCTGATCATCCAGCGCGGCACGTTCGCCTGCCTGCACGAGTTCACACACATGCCCGAGTCGTACGAGCTCGGCGGCAGTTTTCTCGTGGCGCGCGAGTCGCTTCTCGAAGGCCAGATCGCCACGGTGGCGGTGCGGGCGGACCTGACGACGAACGGTTTCGCGGCCCGCATCGGACTCCTGAAGGAAGCCCGCCTGGCCGTGACGACGGTCGATCACGAAGGCGTGGCCGCGGCCAAGGAGTTCCCCGACATCAAGCTGACCACCGCCGATGAAACGCTCGTTCCCTTCAAGGTTCCCGAGAACCTGGCGCGCATCACCTTCACCCTCACGGGCAAGGTGGACAACCTCAGCCAGGGCAAAAAAACCGACCTTTCCCTCTCCCGGACGGTCGATCTCAATGGCATCCAGGCGACCGACAAGATCGAGAGCCTGTTCGTGCGGCATCTGGCCGACGGCTACGCGGCCGAACTGCTCGGCAAGACCGGCGAGCCGCTTCCCGAGCGCGCGCTGCAGGTCGAGATCAGGCATCGCCTTTTCAGACAATCCCTGCATCTGGTCATGCAGACCGACGCCGCCGGCCGAGTTCTGCTCGGCAACCTGCCGGAGATCGCCTGGGTGAAACTCACCAGCCCAGAAGGCTGCTCCCACACATTCACGCCCGTCACCGACTGGCACACCCTTCCGGGAACGATTCACGGGCTGGCCGGGGTTTCTCTGCTGGTGCCCGTCACAAGCCGTGACGACGTGAAGGTCGGCGAGCTGGTCTCGCTGTTCGAAACGCGCGGCGGTTCGTATGTCGCCGACTGCCTGGCGAGCGTGAAGCGGCAGGACGGCTTCCTCTCGATCGAAGGTCTCTCGGCGGGCGATTACGAGCTGTTCGTCAAGCCACTCGCGCGCGCCGTTACCCTCCGAATCACCGAGGGAAAGGCGGCAGGCACCTTCCTGCTTTCGGAGTCGCGGTATCTGCAGACCCGCTCGGTTCCGCCCGTTCAGATCGTCAGCGCGACGCATGACGACAAGGCGGGCGTCGTCCGCATCCAGTTGAAAAACGCCACCACGATGACCCGCGTGCACGTGCTGGCGACGCGCTACCTGCCCGAAACCGACCTGTTCGACGCGCTCGCCGCCCGCGGCGTTCCCGATCCGTTGCACATCAGGCTTTCCCAGCCTCTCTCGCGCTACCTGTCCGGCCGCACGATCGGGGACGAGTTGCGCTATGTGCTGGAGCGGAAATACGCGAAGATCTTCCCGGGCAACATGCTGCGGCGCCCCGGTCTGCTGCTCAATCCCTGGAGTCTCCGCAAGACGGACACGGTGACCGACGAGGCCGCGAAGGGGGAATCCTGGGGCGCGGTGCCAGAGCCAGAGCCCACCATCGGCGGGTTCGGCGGCGGCGTCAGCGGGCAGGCGGCCGCACAGGACCAGGAAGCGGCGTTTCCGATCATGGATTTCCTGCCCCGGCCGGCGCTTCCGCTGTTGAATCTGAAGCCGGACCAGAACGGGCTTGTGACCGTTGAGACAAAAGATCTCGAATCCCGGCGGCAGCTCCACATTGTTGCGATCGACCTTGCCGACGCGGCCTACCGCGAACTGGTGGTGGCCGACGCGGCGTGCGAGCATCGCGACCGACGCATGGCGCGCGCGCTCGATCCGAAGGGCCACTTCTCGGAGCAGAAGAACATCACCATCGCCTCGGCGGGGAAGACGTTCACGCTCGAAGAGGCTTCCAGCGCGAAGATGGAGGTATACGACACGCTCGAGTCGGTGTACACCCTGTTCACCGCGCTGAACCGCGATGCGGCCATGTCCGAGTTCAGTTTCATCCTGACCTGGCCGAGCAAGACGCGGGAGGAGAAGCAGACGCTGTATTCGAAGTATGCCTGTCACGAGCTGAGCTTCTTCCTGTTCAAAAAAGACCCGGAGTTCTTCAAGGAGGTCATCAAGCCGTATCTGGCCAACAAGAAGGACAAGACCTTCCTCGACCACTGGCTGCTCGACGACGACCTGCACGGGTATCTCGAGCCCTGGGCCTACGGCCGCCTGAATGTCGTCGAACGGATTCTTCTCGCCCGGAAGCTCAAGGATGAATGGGAAGCGACCCGGCGGCACGTTTCCGATCTCTTCGACCTGATTCCGCCGGATGCGGAGCGGTTCAACCAGCTCTTCGCCGCGGCGCTCAAGGGAAGCGCCCTCGACACCGACCGCGCGGGCGGGCTCAGGACCGGCATGCTGAAGGCTATGGCCCCGCCCCCGCCGCCGGCGCTGAAGACCGCGTTCGAGAAGTCGAAGAGGGACATGGCTCCGATGAAGCCCTCCGCCATGCCCGCCCCCTCGGCCCAGCGGATGATGGCTGCCGGAAAGAGCATGATCGCCAAGGACCAGGACATCGAAGCCGCGCCCTGCGAGCGCGAGGAGATGGCCGCCGACATGCCGATGGACGCCATGAGCCTCGCCGAATCCGACGAAGGGTTCGCGATCGAAGCGGATGACAAGCGGCGCGAGCAGGCCCGCCAGCTGTTCCGGCAGCTCGACAAGACCGAGGAGTGGGTCGAGAACAATTACTGGCACCTGCCCATCGAGCGTCACACGGCCGACCTGGTCACGGTCAACGGCTTTTGGTGCGACTTCGCGGCCTGCCCGGCCGACCGGCCGTTCCTGTCGACCCGGATGGCCGAAGCCACGCGCAACTTCACCGAGATGATGTTCGCCCTTTCCGTGCTCGATCTGCCGTTCACGTCGCCGACGCACGAGATGGCGGCCGAGCAGAATCGCGTGCATCTGAAGCCCGGCGCCGACGTCGTGATCTTCCACCAGGAGGTCAAGCCCGCCGAGCCGCCCGAGAAGGGGTCGGCAATTCTGATCGGGCAGAACTTCTTCGCGCGCAGCGACCGGTACCGCTACGAGAACAACGAGCGGTTCGACAAGTTCGTGACCGAGGAGTTCCAGACGTTCCGGGTGTACGGGTGCCAGGTGGTCCTGACGAACCCGACCTCGGCCCGCAAGAAGGTCGATCTGCTGCTCCAGATCCCGAACGGCGCGATTCCGGTGGAGAACGGCTTCTACACGAAGAGCCGCCATCTGCCGCTCGATCCGTTCTCGACGCAGACGATCGAGTATTTCTTCTACTTCCCGAAGCCCGGCAGTTTCGTGCATTTCCCGGTTCACGTGGCCGAGAACGGCCGGTATGTCGGCTCGGCCGAGCCGTTCACTTTCGCCGTGGTGGATGAACCGACCCGCATCGACACGACGTCCTGGGAATATATTTCCCAGAATAGTTCAGACGACGAGGTTCTCGCGTATCTGCAGAAGAACAACATCGACCGGCTCGACCTCGAGCAGATCGCTTTCCGCATGCGCGATGCCGGGTTCTTCAGGAAAGCGATCGCCCTTCTGCAGGCTCGGCACGTGTTCCACCAGACCCTCTGGTCGTATGGACTGAAGCACGACGACGTGCCGGCGATCCGCGAGTATCTGCGGTTCTCCCCGATCGCGCAGAACAGCGGAACCACGCTGGACAGCCCGCTGCTGAAGCTCGATCCCGTCGAGCGGTTCGCCTACCAGCACCGGGAGTACTGGCCTCTGGTGAACGCCCGGGTGTACCAACTCGGCAAGAAGCGCAAGATCCTCAACGAGCAGTTCTCACAGCAGTATCACGCCCTGCTGGCGGATCTGCGGTATCACCCGCGCCTGAGCGACGCCGACCTGATGGCGGTTGTGTACTACCTGCTGCTCCAGGACCGCGTGGAGGAGGCCATCCGTTTCTTCGACCGAGTGAAGGATCCGGCCGTTATGAATACCATTCAGTATACATACTTCCAGGCCTATCTCGCGTTCTCGAAGCAGGAGCCGGCGAAGGCGGTGGAGCTCGCGACGCCGCTGGAAAACCACCCGGTCGACCGCTGGCGGAATCTGTTCCGCGATGTTCTCGCCCAGGCGAAGGAGATCACGGGCGGAAAGACGGCCGTGATCGACCAGGAGGACCGCGACCAGCAGCAGGCCCGGCTGGCCGATACGGCGCCGACGTTCGATCTGAAGGTGGAGAACCGGGAGATCACGCTTCGCTACAAGAATCTTTCGTCGTGCAATCTCAACTTCTACCTGATGGATCTCGAACTGCTCTTCTCGCGGAACCCGTTCGTGCAGGACGTCACCGGTCAGTTCGCGATCATCCATCCGAACGCCACGATGGCGGTCGCCCTGCCGGCCGGGAAGGACGTGCTCACCATGCCGCTGCCCGCCGAATTCAAGGACCGCAACGTGATGATCGAGGCCACCGGCTCGGGCGTGACGCGCAGCCAGGCGTATTACCCCAACTCGCTCGGCATCCAGATGATGGAGAACTACGGCCAGGTGCGCATCACCGCCGCCGACTCCGGCGCGCCGCTTCCGAAGGTCTACGTCAAGGTATTCGCCCGCATGAAGGACGGCCAGACGGTGTTCTTCAAGGACGGCTACACCGATCTGCGCGGCCGGTTCGACTACGCCTCGCTGAGCACGAACCAGCTCGAGCAGGTCGACCGTTTCTCGATCCTGATCATGAGCGACACGCTCGGCTCGGTCGTTCGCGAGGCCGCGCCGCCGAAGATGTAACGGCCCATATCGCAGTTTCCGAATAACGGGGGAAGCCGCAAGGTTTCCCTCTTTTTTTGCCGATTCACTGCTGATACGCTGAGAGAGAGCGGAGAAACAGTGATGAGATAACGCGAATGTCGCTGATATTTACTCGTCGGCCGGGCTTTTGACCGTGACTCCGGGGCGATTCAATACGTGTGTATATATCATGGTCGTCGCCACGTCGGCGTGGCCCATCAATTCCTGGATGGTTCTGATGTCGTACCCGGCTTCGAGGAGATGCGTTGCAAAGGAGTGCCGGAGGGTATGAACGCTCACGCCGGAGGGAAGCCCGAGGGATCGCACTGCGCTCTTGACGGCATTCTGGAGGGTATTTTCATGGACGTGGTGCCGATGAATTGTGCCCGTCCGCGGATTCACGGAAAGCTTTTCGGAAGGGAAGACGAACTGCCATGCGAGTTCGCGCGCCGCGTGTGGATATTTGTTGAGAACGGCGTCTGGAAGGTGCGTCATGCCGTGGCCTTTTGCGAGGTCCTGTTCGTGCAACGATTTCACGGCATTGATCTGCGACTTCAACGCCGCTTCGTAAGCTCTGGGAAGAGGTACAACCCGGTCTTTCGAGCCTTTCCCTTCTCTGACAGTGATCTGCCCTTTCTCGAATACGATGTCTTTCACGCGGAGCCGAAGGCATTCCATCAACCTGAGTCCCGACCCATAGCATAACCCGGCCATTATTTTGCAGATGCCGTTCATCTTTCCGAGAAGGAGTTTGACCTCTGCCTTCTGGAGCACCATCGGGATTTTCATGGAAACCTTTGCGCGTTTGAACTGGAGCCGTTCTTCTGGTGGGCGATGCAGGACATGTTCGAAGAAAAACAGGATTGCATGAAGGCCCTGGTTCTGAGTGCTTGCAGACACGCGAAGCCTGTTGGCCAAGTCTTCGAGAAATTTTTCGAGATCGTGGGGTGAAGCATGCTGCCATTCTGTCGGGTGTATGAATTCGAGGAAGCGCCGTGTCCATTCGATATAAGATTTTTCGGTTCTGATGGAATAATGCAGAGTCGTGATCGCTTTTCGCATCAGATCGATCGGATCCGTTGTCCGCGGACGTAAGTCCCGAGGAGGCGATTCCCTTTGATCTAAATCGGCAGAATGCTGCGAGCCATTCCCTTTCGCTGACTTTTCTTGCGAATGTGCATCCTTGATACTATAATTTGTCTTGTCCCGTTGATGGAAAGAGTTCTTGTCGAGAGGGTTCGTCACGTGTTTCAAGACATGCGCGAAGAGGAGTTCGAGCGCCGCTCTCACCTGTTTGATTTGCCAGTCCTGGAGGGAATTCTTTTTTGAGACTGAGGAAATCCAGTTTTCGACTTCTCCGGAGGAAAGAGTGGCATTTCCTTGATGCTCCTCGAGAAACTTCTTCCCCCACTCTGACATATATGGCCAAGCTCGCTTATTGGCTACCTTTGTCTCCAAAACCTTATCAAACGCTTTCAGATACGCCTCAATCGTCATCCCCACCCCCTGTCCTGACCAATTAATTATCTCTCATCAGGATATATTTTATTATTACACAATACAATCATTTTCATTATTTTACAACCCATCCAATTTGCGTTGGGCAAATGCAAAGAAAGGATGAAAATGAAATTCCCTCGGAACCCAAATGATGTAGTTGAATGGGATGTCACAAATTGGTCAAAAGGGTTAAAACTCTGGGCAAAGCTAACTCAACTAGCCCCATCCAAGAAATTAGCTTTGGAAATTGGCAGTCGGAATGGCGGTTTATCGCTATGGTTGGGGATGAATGGTATGAACGTAATTTGTAGTGATTTGAATTCGCCAACAGTATCAGCTGCCAAATTACATGAAAGATATGGAATTAAGGAATTGGTTCAGTATGAAGCCATTGACGCCTTAAATATACCCTACTCTGAAAAGTTCGACCTTATCATTTTTAAATCTGTCCTTGGCGGAATAGGA
It encodes:
- a CDS encoding integron integrase, with the translated sequence MTIEAYLKAFDKVLETKVANKRAWPYMSEWGKKFLEEHQGNATLSSGEVENWISSVSKKNSLQDWQIKQVRAALELLFAHVLKHVTNPLDKNSFHQRDKTNYSIKDAHSQEKSAKGNGSQHSADLDQRESPPRDLRPRTTDPIDLMRKAITTLHYSIRTEKSYIEWTRRFLEFIHPTEWQHASPHDLEKFLEDLANRLRVSASTQNQGLHAILFFFEHVLHRPPEERLQFKRAKVSMKIPMVLQKAEVKLLLGKMNGICKIMAGLCYGSGLRLMECLRLRVKDIVFEKGQITVREGKGSKDRVVPLPRAYEAALKSQINAVKSLHEQDLAKGHGMTHLPDAVLNKYPHAARELAWQFVFPSEKLSVNPRTGTIHRHHVHENTLQNAVKSAVRSLGLPSGVSVHTLRHSFATHLLEAGYDIRTIQELMGHADVATTMIYTHVLNRPGVTVKSPADE
- the serC gene encoding phosphoserine transaminase, with product MARIFNFSAGPSILPVSVLEKIRDEFVDFKGSGMSLVEMSHRGKIYDAVHTECIALIKELLKVPDNYKIMILGGGATLQFGMLPMNFLWGGKTADFTNTGAWAKKAADDAKKIGKINIVWDGKADNYMTLPDPKTLVASEGAAYFHMTSNETIGGVQWQQGWPETGNVPIFCDMSSDFMSRPVPVEKFGVIYAGAQKNAGPAGAAIVIMREDLLQRCPESIINYLDYRLHAKENSLYNTPPVFSIWGIKLTMEWLKSIGGLTAAEKLATDRSKIIYDAIERSNGYYKCPVAAHCRSKMNVVFRLKTEELEAKFLDEAKKLKLDGLKGHRSVGGCRASVYNAMPIEGAKALANLMDEFAKKNG
- a CDS encoding TRASH domain-containing protein, translated to MKQVSILALILVLVTFVAPLGVFAETASAAPALLDVRYAECPIMGGKALTDVAIIHENKIYHFCCPSCIDTFKKDPAAAIAKIKDAKEVVLTVTNPDGKCPVCGKASNPEFFLVRGDTITYYFCKDCIGKDTPKAAPASAAPAAAAPAVVSPDASPAPAAAPAADAAGDSSECGDCSSCGGCPAAGN
- a CDS encoding hydroxyacid dehydrogenase translates to MATFKVLISDSLDQSAIDFLKKNPAFEVTYKTKMTPEELVKEIPAYHAIIIRSATKVTRPVIEAGKNLKVIARAGVGLDNVDQVAAKEKGIAVRNTPTCTTISVAELAFGLMLSVARKMGRANISMKGQEWDKKSFEGAELYGKTLGLIGTGRIAQAVATRAVAFGMKVIGYRRSSTESPIPEIVMVTKDELLAKSDFISLHIPFAKEAGPALGAAEFAKVKKGVFLINCARGGTVDEKALLEALNNGTVAAAGIDVWEKEPTANFDLVKHQNVIALPHLGASTAEGQSRAGQDVVEVVINELSKTH